The DNA window ATGCCTCATGGAGATGCAAGTGCTTTTGCAGAATGGATATATGCCGATGCTTCCAGGTGTCCATCGCAAAGACTGGGCTATGAAGTTTGGCATAAAATGGTAAGAAACATTAATGATATACCGCATGCTTCAGATTTAGAGGATTTTGAGCATATTAGTTGTTTGCCATATGTTGATATATTGACACTTGATCGTCGCATGCATGGCTATGTCAGCCAAGTCTCTAAGGCGTTATCGACTGACTATGATAGAAAGATTTTTAGGAGTGCTAAAGAAGCCTTAAAAGAAATAGGTCTCATATAACACGACCTTCAGCCAGACAGGGAATAAGGCGGGTGCGTTTTTCTTTTTGCCTGATTGCCCCGGCTGGTTAAGGCCATCGTTGTGCGTTTATTTCTGCCGAAAATCGTCAGTCTCGATGCTTGCTTGATTTTGTGGCTTTGTCGGTGGAAGAAACAAAAGGGACGGTGCATGGTACGGGGGAGAACGTGGAACTTTGTTCTTTGACCAGCCTCGGTATGCACTTGTCGCAGCTGGCAACCTCTCACCGGAATCCCCCCTCGCGGGCTCAAAAAGCGTTGTCCATAAAACCCTTCTGAATTTCAAAACAGGACTACTTGAAAATGAAGGGTTTGCAGCCTGCGGTTTTTTGCGTCCACAGAAGACTTGTTTTGTGGACACACTGCGATGCGTTCTTCTCACAGAACTAAACGCGAGTTTCAATTCGCGATAACTGAGAAGTTTGCCTGTAGCATGCTTCGTCTGGCTGCATCGCCGACGTACCGTGAGACTATGGAGATATCGGAGCTCCAATTTTGTTCACGTGAATTTCCAAAAGGAACCTTCAGAAACAGTCGACCCCAAAAAAGCAGACCGCCATTTTAACGGATCGGTGTTGTCAACACTGACAAGTTCTCAAGAAAGGATATACAGAGTTAATAAGGATTAACAGTTGAAAGAGGGATAACGACAAACTGTATCAAAATATCGCAAAACAAAATATTTTGCGATTCTCTAAAGGTCTAATATAATAGCTCTAAAATCGCATCCATCGGAACTGCGATTGAATAACCAGAATTTTCAGTATCCCCTGTGGTTTCTGTCTTGTCAGTGTTCTCTATTCTTTCTTTCTTTCCTGAATGGAATGGAATTGGTCACAAGGCCAATTGCTCTGTATTCTTCACTTCCTCCTGGTAATACCTTTTCAACCTCTAAAACAAGTCCTCCACTGTTTCCGGGATGCAGAGGACAATCCAAAATTATTGTCTTAATCTTATCATTCTTTCCAGCAACGATACCTTTTCTGATTAGCGGGGCTCTGACGTCTAAAAGAGGGTTATTGGTTACAGACACGGGATATCCAAAAGCGTAAACAGTGTTACCTACTAAAACATCTTTGTATAATTTGATACTTCCCGTACCGATTGCAGTAATACCAGCACTTTTCTTCTTTATTGCGCCAGCGGATATGTCGAGAGATCTCTTTTCGCCAGATATAACTGTGGTACCGATTTTTATTAATGCGACGTCGATAGATGGGTGATACTTAATTTTTCCATCATTGAAAAGTTTCACTATTTCAAGTTCTATCTCATTTATTTCAGTCTTTGCATCATATCTATAAGAGAGCAGAGTTGCTTTATTATTCTTTAGTTTAAGCCGCTGAGAGTTTTTATACAATTGTTCGATTGCATCCCTAAAGGGTTCATTGTTTGATGCTGACTTAATAAGTTCATCCTTTTCGTGGCTTGACATTACCCCTCTGAAGATCAATTGTTTCTTGTTTTTCTCATACGCAACTCTATATAACAAGTGAT is part of the Thermodesulfovibrionales bacterium genome and encodes:
- a CDS encoding trypsin-like peptidase domain-containing protein; this encodes MRPTSRMLVAFILSMVIALSISTDYVYARRDIPDDNLEIPVLFIGEKTAGSGFFYDNDKFHYFITARHVLFEDTSTTLEKIPEDLQIPDHLLYRVAYEKNKKQLIFRGVMSSHEKDELIKSASNNEPFRDAIEQLYKNSQRLKLKNNKATLLSYRYDAKTEINEIELEIVKLFNDGKIKYHPSIDVALIKIGTTVISGEKRSLDISAGAIKKKSAGITAIGTGSIKLYKDVLVGNTVYAFGYPVSVTNNPLLDVRAPLIRKGIVAGKNDKIKTIILDCPLHPGNSGGLVLEVEKVLPGGSEEYRAIGLVTNSIPFRKERKNREH